The following are encoded together in the Triticum dicoccoides isolate Atlit2015 ecotype Zavitan chromosome 6B, WEW_v2.0, whole genome shotgun sequence genome:
- the LOC119322015 gene encoding putative F-box protein At2g02030 isoform X1, whose amino-acid sequence MLTGNNDMKPPIPKRPRRMAMSPESAPLASGSSSFIPDDIIFFQILVLLPVKSLVRFQTVCKSWRTTLTSISFVRWHLELSKRTRSTMVLVPRKYQEDRRKACSRLLSIFSFQPGESKCAELIFRKEFHPYGIPVFSIPLHCDGLILIPCIMGKIFICNPATREFVELPPGSPSVLFEHRVAFGFDPWSGTYKVARHFIRSYRDTLQIDGEGGTTREYSSGHEILTFGGDSKEEAWVWKATVDPPYPIKARTPICLPGVFFWSALKSMAHGKVISNVILRFSLLDETFTVHPNPPCSDHLGKNDALSALGGKLCYIHSPTPWEIAIWLAEDGPNLTWSLCRRVSLPIPRNLLAFACASTDPDKIFLSIDARYLLRCDLHDESLEEIINMRDMLYDLRNGRKFTIGSLLVAHYMVPFVESLLRIRSS is encoded by the coding sequence ATGTTGACCGGAAACAACGATATGAAGCCGCCGATTCCTAAACGACCCCGGCGGATGGCTATGTCGCCGGAATCAGCACCTTTAGCCTCCGGCAGTAGCAGCTTCATCCCAGATGATATAATCTTCTTTCAGATACTCGTACTTCTTCCTGTGAAGTCCCTTGTGCGCTTCCAAACCGTCTGCAAGTCATGGCGCACCACATTAACCAGCATCAGTTTCGTGCGCTGGCACCTGGAGCTTTCCAAGCGAACAAGGTCGACCATGGTCCTCGTGCCACGCAAGTATCAGGAGGACCGACGGAAGGCGTGTTCTAGATTACTCAGTATCTTCAGCTTCCAGCCAGGGGAAAGCAAGTGTGCGGAGCTTATCTTCCGAAAGGAATTTCATCCCTATGGGATCCCTGTGTTCAGCATTCCTCTCCATTGTGATGGCCTGATATTGATCCCTTGCATAATGGGGAAAATTTTCATCTGCAACCCGGCCACTAGAGAGTTTGTTGAGTTGCCACCTGGAAGCCCAAGTGTTCTCTTTGAGCACAGGGTCGCCTTTGGCTTTGATCCTTGGAGTGGTACCTACAAGGTGGCGAGGCACTTCATCCGCTCGTACAGAGATACTCTGCAAATAGATGGGGAAGGAGGCACCACTAGAGAATACAGCAGTGGACATGAGATCTTAACATTCGGTGGTGACAGCAAAGAAGAAGCTTGGGTATGGAAGGCCACTGTGGATCCACCATACCCTATCAAGGCCAGGACTCCAATTTGTCTCCCAGGGGTCTTCTTTTGGAGTGCTCTCAAGTCCATGGCACATGGCAAGGTTATCTCGAATGTCATCCTTCGATttagtttacttgatgaaacatttaCGGTGCACCCTAACCCTCCATGTAGTGATCATCTAGGCAAGAATGATGCACTATCTGCACTAGGTGGAAAGTTATGCTATATCCACTCTCCCACTCCGTGGGAGATTGCCATTTGGTTAGCGGAAGATGGGCCAAATCTGACTTGGTCACTATGCCGCCGTGTCAGTCTGCCGATACCAAGAAATCTTCTTGCCTTTGCATGTGCGTCAACTGACCCGGACAAGATATTCCTCTCCATTGATGCGCGCTACCTTCTCAGGTGTGACCTCCATGATGAATCTCTTGAAGAAATAATCAACATGCGCGACATGTTGTATGATCTCCGGAACGGCAGAAAATTCACCATTGGTTCACTCCTTGTTGCCCACTATATGGTGCCATTTGTGGAATCACTGTTGCGCATCAGATCTTCATAG
- the LOC119322015 gene encoding putative F-box protein At5g52610 isoform X2: MLTGNNDMKPPIPKRPRRMAMSPESAPLASGSSSFIPDDIIFFQILVLLPVKSLVRFQTVCKSWRTTLTSISFVRWHLELSKRTRSTMVLVPRKYQEDRRKACSRLLSIFSFQPGESKCAELIFRKEFHPYGIPVFSIPLHCDGLILIPCIMGKIFICNPATREFVELPPGSPSVLFEHRVAFGFDPWSGTYKVARHFIRSYRDTLQIDGEGGTTREYSSGHEILTFGGDSKEEAWVWKATVDPPYPIKARTPICLPGVFFWSALKSMAHGKARMMHYLH; this comes from the exons ATGTTGACCGGAAACAACGATATGAAGCCGCCGATTCCTAAACGACCCCGGCGGATGGCTATGTCGCCGGAATCAGCACCTTTAGCCTCCGGCAGTAGCAGCTTCATCCCAGATGATATAATCTTCTTTCAGATACTCGTACTTCTTCCTGTGAAGTCCCTTGTGCGCTTCCAAACCGTCTGCAAGTCATGGCGCACCACATTAACCAGCATCAGTTTCGTGCGCTGGCACCTGGAGCTTTCCAAGCGAACAAGGTCGACCATGGTCCTCGTGCCACGCAAGTATCAGGAGGACCGACGGAAGGCGTGTTCTAGATTACTCAGTATCTTCAGCTTCCAGCCAGGGGAAAGCAAGTGTGCGGAGCTTATCTTCCGAAAGGAATTTCATCCCTATGGGATCCCTGTGTTCAGCATTCCTCTCCATTGTGATGGCCTGATATTGATCCCTTGCATAATGGGGAAAATTTTCATCTGCAACCCGGCCACTAGAGAGTTTGTTGAGTTGCCACCTGGAAGCCCAAGTGTTCTCTTTGAGCACAGGGTCGCCTTTGGCTTTGATCCTTGGAGTGGTACCTACAAGGTGGCGAGGCACTTCATCCGCTCGTACAGAGATACTCTGCAAATAGATGGGGAAGGAGGCACCACTAGAGAATACAGCAGTGGACATGAGATCTTAACATTCGGTGGTGACAGCAAAGAAGAAGCTTGGGTATGGAAGGCCACTGTGGATCCACCATACCCTATCAAGGCCAGGACTCCAATTTGTCTCCCAGGGGTCTTCTTTTGGAGTGCTCTCAAGTCCATGGCACATGGCAAG GCAAGAATGATGCACTATCTGCACTAG
- the LOC119322015 gene encoding putative F-box protein At5g52610 isoform X3, with translation MLTGNNDMKPPIPKRPRRMAMSPESAPLASGSSSFIPDDIIFFQILVLLPVKSLVRFQTVCKSWRTTLTSISFVRWHLELSKRTRSTMVLVPRKYQEDRRKACSRLLSIFSFQPGESKCAELIFRKEFHPYGIPVFSIPLHCDGLILIPCIMGKIFICNPATREFVELPPGSPSVLFEHRVAFGFDPWSGTYKVARHFIRSYRDTLQIDGEGGTTREYSSGHEILTFGGDSKEEAWVWKATVDPPYPIKARTPICLPGVFFWSALKSMAHGK, from the exons ATGTTGACCGGAAACAACGATATGAAGCCGCCGATTCCTAAACGACCCCGGCGGATGGCTATGTCGCCGGAATCAGCACCTTTAGCCTCCGGCAGTAGCAGCTTCATCCCAGATGATATAATCTTCTTTCAGATACTCGTACTTCTTCCTGTGAAGTCCCTTGTGCGCTTCCAAACCGTCTGCAAGTCATGGCGCACCACATTAACCAGCATCAGTTTCGTGCGCTGGCACCTGGAGCTTTCCAAGCGAACAAGGTCGACCATGGTCCTCGTGCCACGCAAGTATCAGGAGGACCGACGGAAGGCGTGTTCTAGATTACTCAGTATCTTCAGCTTCCAGCCAGGGGAAAGCAAGTGTGCGGAGCTTATCTTCCGAAAGGAATTTCATCCCTATGGGATCCCTGTGTTCAGCATTCCTCTCCATTGTGATGGCCTGATATTGATCCCTTGCATAATGGGGAAAATTTTCATCTGCAACCCGGCCACTAGAGAGTTTGTTGAGTTGCCACCTGGAAGCCCAAGTGTTCTCTTTGAGCACAGGGTCGCCTTTGGCTTTGATCCTTGGAGTGGTACCTACAAGGTGGCGAGGCACTTCATCCGCTCGTACAGAGATACTCTGCAAATAGATGGGGAAGGAGGCACCACTAGAGAATACAGCAGTGGACATGAGATCTTAACATTCGGTGGTGACAGCAAAGAAGAAGCTTGGGTATGGAAGGCCACTGTGGATCCACCATACCCTATCAAGGCCAGGACTCCAATTTGTCTCCCAGGGGTCTTCTTTTGGAGTGCTCTCAAGTCCATGGCACATGGCAAG TGA